A region of Nocardioides sp. JS614 DNA encodes the following proteins:
- a CDS encoding COG4705 family protein, with the protein MSTDTVTRRLANKVPEVIFWFWVIKILCTTVGESFADYINETLGFGLTNTTLLFGAALVVALVIQFRQPRYVPWIYWLTVVLISVVGTLLTDNLTDARGVPLWISSVTFSVLLAVVFSLWYARERTLSIHSINTTQREAWYWLVVLVTFALGTAVGDWTLDLTGWGPGPSILLPAGLIAAVFLGWRTGLMGPVLSFWLAYILTRPLGANIGDFLSAPRAEGGLGLGTLWTSVLFLGAITATVVYLSITKVDRTEEEPRLIEA; encoded by the coding sequence ATGAGCACCGACACCGTCACTCGCCGTCTGGCGAACAAGGTCCCCGAGGTCATCTTCTGGTTCTGGGTCATCAAGATCCTCTGCACCACAGTGGGAGAGAGCTTCGCCGACTACATCAACGAGACCCTCGGCTTCGGCCTGACCAACACCACGCTGCTCTTCGGCGCCGCCCTCGTCGTCGCGCTGGTCATCCAGTTCCGGCAGCCGCGCTACGTCCCCTGGATCTACTGGCTCACTGTGGTGCTGATCAGCGTGGTGGGCACCTTGCTCACCGACAACCTCACCGACGCGCGCGGCGTACCTCTGTGGATCAGCTCGGTGACCTTCTCGGTCCTCCTCGCCGTCGTCTTCAGCCTCTGGTACGCCCGTGAGCGCACGCTGTCGATCCACTCGATCAACACCACCCAACGTGAGGCCTGGTACTGGCTGGTGGTGCTCGTGACCTTCGCCCTGGGCACCGCCGTCGGCGACTGGACGCTGGACCTCACCGGCTGGGGCCCCGGCCCCTCGATCCTGCTCCCCGCGGGTCTCATCGCCGCCGTCTTCCTCGGGTGGCGAACCGGCCTGATGGGGCCGGTGCTGTCCTTCTGGCTGGCCTACATCCTCACCCGACCGCTGGGCGCCAACATCGGCGACTTCCTGTCCGCTCCTCGCGCCGAGGGCGGGCTCGGCCTCGGCACGTTGTGGACCTCGGTGCTCTTCCTGGGCGCCATCACGGCCACCGTGGTCTATCTGAGCATCACCAAGGTGGACCGCACCGAGGAAGAACCGCGGCTCATCGAGGCCTGA
- a CDS encoding response regulator transcription factor: protein MRVLMVEDEVRLAETVSRGLRAEGFVVDTIHDGAEGLAEAQLRDYDVIVLDIMLPSMNGYDVCRELRKAGVWVPILMLTAKDGEYDEADALDLGADDYLTKPFSFVVLVARLRALVRRGAPKRPSVLTVGDLTLDPATRMVGRGGTEIALTPREFALLHFLMRHPGEVLSKTAIVQSVWDLNYDGDENVVEVYVGYLRRKIDQPFGTTTIQTMRGAGYRLLGDGV from the coding sequence GTGCGGGTGTTGATGGTAGAAGACGAGGTGCGACTGGCCGAGACGGTCAGCCGCGGCCTGCGGGCCGAGGGCTTCGTCGTCGACACGATCCATGACGGGGCCGAGGGCCTGGCCGAGGCGCAGCTCCGTGACTACGACGTGATCGTGCTGGACATCATGCTGCCCTCGATGAACGGCTACGACGTGTGCCGTGAGCTGCGCAAGGCCGGGGTGTGGGTGCCGATCCTGATGTTGACGGCCAAGGATGGGGAGTACGACGAGGCGGATGCCCTCGACCTGGGTGCCGACGACTACCTGACCAAACCGTTCTCCTTCGTCGTCCTGGTCGCTCGGTTGCGAGCACTTGTCCGCCGAGGTGCCCCGAAGCGTCCATCGGTCCTGACTGTGGGTGACCTGACACTCGACCCCGCGACGCGGATGGTCGGCCGGGGTGGGACCGAGATCGCCTTGACGCCCCGGGAGTTCGCGCTGTTGCACTTCTTGATGCGCCACCCAGGTGAGGTGCTGTCCAAGACCGCGATCGTGCAGAGTGTGTGGGACTTGAACTACGACGGGGACGAGAACGTCGTCGAAGTCTATGTCGGCTACCTGCGTCGCAAGATCGACCAGCCCTTCGGCACCACCACGATCCAGACCATGCGCGGGGCCGGCTACCGGCTGCTGGGTGACGGCGTATGA
- a CDS encoding PepSY domain-containing protein has product MRKRTIVAAAGVGAVLAVAGGGVAVATSGGDDGPASHQYTQRQADKATEAALAATGGGTANSVETDSENGATYEVEVTKSDGTTVDVRLDENYQVVVIEGDSDSGDN; this is encoded by the coding sequence ATGCGAAAGCGAACGATTGTTGCCGCGGCCGGAGTAGGTGCCGTCCTGGCGGTCGCCGGGGGTGGTGTTGCTGTCGCAACCAGCGGCGGTGACGACGGTCCGGCGAGCCACCAGTACACCCAGAGGCAGGCCGATAAGGCGACGGAGGCGGCCCTGGCGGCCACCGGCGGCGGGACCGCGAACAGCGTAGAGACCGACAGCGAGAACGGTGCGACCTACGAGGTCGAGGTCACCAAGTCCGACGGCACGACCGTCGACGTCCGACTGGACGAGAACTACCAGGTCGTCGTCATCGAGGGCGACAGCGACTCCGGCGACAACTGA
- a CDS encoding sensor histidine kinase, whose protein sequence is MLAPVRVRVTLAATSVALVVGVVGAVLFVASLHRDLERALVASARQQVETITAQLENGSTPAQAAVTARDDVITQILSPRGEIIGSDHPKISTRLRDSAGVSTSVQVTGLDDTYVVVAAVAPSGELVTVAHSQEQLAQARRTAETLLTVALPLGLALLAAAVWLAVGQALRPVESMRREAAQITTAHQDRRLPVPQGGDEISRLALTLNQMLERIGSSQRAQRQFASDASHELRSPLAVIRQLAEVARRHPDQADVVTLTNEILAEEGRMEELVAALLTLARLEDRDPATSHLVDLDDVVLAEVKRARPASGPEIDATGVGAGQVRGEEVLFGQVVRNLLSNALRHARSRVQVSLDEVDSRVRLVVADDGPGIPVSERERVFGRFVRLDDARARDEGGAGLGLAIVERVVTGLQGSVAVDEAPGGGARFTVTLPAAG, encoded by the coding sequence GTGCTGGCCCCGGTGCGGGTGCGCGTCACTCTTGCCGCGACCAGCGTGGCCCTGGTGGTCGGAGTCGTCGGTGCGGTGCTCTTCGTGGCATCCCTGCACCGCGACCTGGAGCGTGCGCTGGTCGCCTCGGCCCGCCAGCAGGTGGAGACGATCACCGCGCAGCTCGAGAACGGTTCCACCCCGGCGCAGGCGGCCGTCACGGCGCGCGACGACGTGATCACCCAGATCCTGTCACCGAGGGGCGAGATCATCGGCAGCGACCATCCGAAGATCTCGACGCGGCTGCGGGACTCAGCGGGGGTGTCCACCTCGGTCCAGGTGACAGGGCTCGACGACACCTATGTCGTCGTCGCCGCTGTGGCACCTTCGGGTGAGCTGGTCACCGTTGCACACTCCCAGGAGCAACTCGCTCAGGCGAGGAGGACGGCGGAGACACTGTTGACCGTCGCACTGCCGCTCGGGCTCGCCCTCTTGGCGGCTGCGGTGTGGCTGGCGGTGGGACAGGCTTTGAGGCCCGTGGAGTCGATGCGTCGGGAGGCCGCGCAGATCACCACCGCACACCAGGACCGACGACTGCCGGTGCCGCAAGGCGGCGATGAGATCTCCCGGTTGGCGTTGACACTGAACCAGATGCTCGAGCGCATCGGTTCCTCCCAACGTGCCCAGCGCCAGTTCGCCTCCGACGCCTCCCACGAGCTGCGCTCACCGCTGGCCGTGATCCGCCAGCTCGCCGAGGTCGCGCGCCGGCACCCCGACCAAGCTGACGTCGTCACCTTGACGAACGAGATCCTGGCTGAGGAAGGGCGCATGGAGGAACTGGTGGCCGCGCTCCTGACGCTGGCGAGGCTCGAGGACCGGGATCCAGCCACGAGCCACCTGGTCGATCTCGATGACGTGGTGCTCGCTGAGGTGAAGCGTGCCCGTCCGGCCAGCGGTCCGGAGATCGATGCGACCGGCGTAGGGGCAGGGCAGGTCCGTGGCGAGGAGGTCCTCTTCGGGCAGGTGGTCCGCAACCTGCTCAGCAACGCCCTACGCCACGCACGCTCCCGCGTCCAGGTGTCCCTCGACGAGGTGGACAGCCGGGTGCGCCTGGTGGTCGCCGACGACGGCCCAGGCATCCCTGTCTCCGAACGCGAGCGCGTCTTCGGGCGGTTCGTCCGCCTCGACGATGCACGCGCGCGCGACGAAGGTGGCGCAGGTCTGGGGCTCGCGATCGTCGAGAGGGTCGTCACCGGCCTGCAGGGGTCGGTCGCCGTGGATGAGGCCCCCGGTGGAGGAGCCAGGTTCACCGTGACGCTGCCCGCAGCCGGCTGA
- a CDS encoding alkaline phosphatase family protein, with amino-acid sequence MSKVVVFIVENHSLDQMRDRMPFTYALATTYGHATGYTAMTHPSLPNYLAIVSGSTQGVTDDRNPEAHVLRGPTVLGKAVRAGHTAAVYAEGMPENCALTNGGTRYAVRHNPWTYFVDERSLCQQYDVALDALPSATTSGRLPTVSLVIPDLCNDAHDCSLASADAWLSKQITPLTEGPDWKSGHLAIVVTADEDDRHHGNNVLTLVANPALHGKVVTEPLNHLSLSRSLSEVSGSAPLNQAAGAPSLLSAFGLKTAP; translated from the coding sequence GTGAGCAAGGTCGTGGTGTTCATCGTGGAGAACCACTCGCTGGACCAGATGCGTGACCGGATGCCGTTCACCTACGCGTTGGCGACGACCTACGGTCATGCCACCGGCTACACCGCGATGACCCACCCGTCGCTGCCCAACTACCTCGCGATCGTGAGCGGGTCGACCCAGGGGGTGACCGATGACCGCAACCCCGAGGCCCATGTCCTGCGTGGCCCGACCGTGCTCGGAAAGGCGGTGCGCGCGGGCCACACGGCGGCGGTGTACGCCGAGGGGATGCCCGAGAATTGCGCCTTGACCAACGGCGGAACCCGTTACGCCGTCAGGCACAACCCGTGGACCTACTTCGTGGACGAGCGCAGCCTGTGCCAGCAGTACGACGTCGCCCTCGACGCCCTGCCGTCGGCGACCACCAGCGGCCGACTCCCGACGGTGTCGCTGGTGATCCCGGACCTGTGCAACGACGCCCACGACTGCTCCCTGGCCTCAGCGGATGCCTGGCTGTCCAAGCAGATCACCCCGCTGACGGAGGGACCCGACTGGAAGTCCGGTCACCTGGCCATCGTGGTGACCGCGGACGAGGACGACCGCCACCACGGCAACAACGTCTTGACCCTGGTGGCCAACCCCGCCCTTCACGGCAAGGTCGTGACCGAGCCGCTGAACCATCTCTCGTTGTCCCGGTCGCTCTCGGAGGTCAGCGGCAGCGCCCCGTTGAACCAGGCCGCCGGCGCCCCCTCCCTGCTCAGCGCCTTCGGGCTGAAGACGGCCCCCTAG
- a CDS encoding ABC transporter ATP-binding protein, whose translation MHALVEATARLLPGDTTAVCGPSGSGKSTLLHLVAGLVAPTSGQISWPGLDRSLPVRHQIGVVFQAPSLVPALSVVENVELPLLLQGTMPTAVARDLAHAALRDLELDGLAGALPEEISGGQAQRVAVARVLAGRPRLICADEPTGRLDLDHALVVTDLLLHTAHQLGAPLLVATHDPRIADRLATTWPILDGRLTQEPR comes from the coding sequence GTGCACGCCCTCGTGGAGGCGACAGCTCGCCTCCTGCCGGGCGACACGACCGCCGTCTGCGGGCCGTCGGGATCAGGCAAGTCGACCCTTCTGCACCTCGTCGCTGGCCTGGTGGCACCGACCTCCGGGCAGATCAGCTGGCCCGGACTGGACCGATCACTCCCCGTGCGGCACCAGATCGGTGTGGTGTTCCAGGCGCCGAGCCTCGTGCCCGCACTGTCCGTGGTGGAGAACGTCGAGCTGCCGTTGCTGCTGCAGGGGACAATGCCTACCGCGGTGGCGCGCGACCTCGCGCACGCGGCGCTGCGCGACCTCGAGCTCGACGGTCTGGCCGGTGCCCTGCCGGAGGAGATCTCCGGTGGGCAGGCTCAACGCGTGGCCGTGGCCCGTGTCCTGGCCGGCAGGCCCCGACTGATCTGCGCCGACGAGCCCACCGGACGGCTCGACCTCGACCACGCACTGGTCGTCACCGACCTTCTCCTCCATACCGCCCATCAACTGGGCGCCCCCCTGCTGGTCGCCACCCACGACCCTCGCATCGCCGACCGGCTCGCGACGACCTGGCCGATCCTCGACGGTCGCTTGACGCAGGAGCCGCGATGA
- a CDS encoding ABC transporter permease codes for MTLVREGVRQHLTWISGSTRRRRGRFLAATAGVVLTVTTLAFLAMFISASRATMTARAASSVAVDWQVALDNPADATRVTDTLTARGDVTTVDPVHFFTARGIEATTDGTRQVTGKAAVLGLPTTYTHDFPAAVRTLVGADTGVLLAQQTAANLHVKPGQDITLLWGDRPATVTVDGVVELPQADSLFQKVGAPPQSQPLAPPDNVVLLPDAVAQRLAASSGVTPKVQLHVALEDHLPADPASAYAATLADANNLEADLAGSVKVGNNLGAALDAAREDAAYSQILFLFLGAPAAILAALLTAVVVGSSGDRRRAELALLRLRGARHRTVLSLVAAEAACVGALGTLLGLGVAMLAGRLALHSITFGATVTAGVVWLVVIGTVGLLTAQACYLLPAARDLRTLTVADSRRQVDRAGARPRYAGLAIALVLLAGAGLVFWATSRNKYALVLAPEGVPKLSISYWAFAAPALLWMGAYLVTRDGASLFLRHGRGPLTKALSPLNRRITSTVVAGIVRNRGVIARASTLLALAVAFAISAATFNSTYAQQAEVDAQLTNGADVQVAFPASGPAADPATVHARARQLDTLNGVRHVEPMQHRFAYVGNDLQDLYGINTQTIPTVTTLQSAYFQGGTASQILTRLHDTPSGVLVSAETVTDFNLALGDHLTLRLRDGATGSLRPVQFTYVGVANEFPTAPKDSFLVTNASYVAQQTHDPSTSTLLIDTTPGQERAVASSVRKELGTSAVVTDITQTRGLIGSSLTAVDLRGLTRVELALAAILVLAAATLVTGLQLAERRRTFAIASALGARRRQLVKLAVSEAAVTSAIGLAAGGLIGWAMSRMLVKVLSGVFDPPPAALAIPWAYLTSIAVAALAAVAAASAVASRLSASTTVADLRERD; via the coding sequence ATGACCCTCGTGCGGGAGGGGGTGCGCCAGCACCTGACTTGGATCTCCGGCTCGACCCGGCGACGCCGAGGCCGCTTCCTCGCCGCGACCGCCGGGGTTGTCCTGACGGTCACCACCCTGGCGTTCCTCGCCATGTTCATCAGCGCCTCACGGGCCACGATGACCGCCCGTGCGGCCAGCAGCGTCGCCGTGGACTGGCAGGTCGCCCTCGACAACCCCGCCGACGCCACCCGCGTCACCGATACCCTCACCGCCCGTGGAGACGTGACCACGGTCGACCCGGTCCACTTCTTCACCGCACGCGGGATCGAGGCGACGACCGACGGAACCCGCCAAGTGACCGGCAAGGCCGCCGTCCTCGGCCTCCCGACGACCTACACCCACGACTTCCCCGCTGCGGTCAGAACCCTCGTCGGCGCCGACACCGGCGTGCTCCTCGCGCAACAGACCGCCGCGAACCTGCACGTGAAACCGGGCCAGGACATCACTCTGCTCTGGGGCGACCGGCCAGCCACCGTCACCGTCGACGGCGTGGTGGAGCTCCCCCAGGCGGACTCACTGTTCCAGAAGGTCGGAGCCCCACCCCAGTCGCAGCCACTGGCGCCCCCGGACAATGTGGTGCTCCTGCCCGACGCAGTCGCACAACGACTGGCCGCCTCCTCCGGTGTCACTCCCAAGGTGCAGCTGCATGTCGCGCTGGAGGACCACCTGCCCGCAGACCCCGCGTCCGCCTACGCCGCGACACTGGCCGACGCCAACAACCTCGAAGCCGACCTCGCCGGCTCGGTGAAGGTGGGCAACAACCTCGGCGCCGCCCTGGACGCGGCCCGCGAGGACGCGGCGTACTCCCAAATCCTCTTCCTGTTCCTCGGCGCCCCCGCCGCAATCCTGGCGGCCCTGCTGACCGCCGTGGTGGTCGGCTCCAGCGGTGACCGCCGCCGCGCCGAGCTCGCCCTACTGCGTTTGCGAGGCGCTCGGCACCGGACGGTCCTGAGCCTCGTCGCCGCCGAAGCCGCGTGTGTCGGAGCGCTGGGCACGCTTCTCGGGCTCGGCGTGGCCATGCTCGCCGGCCGACTCGCCCTGCACAGCATCACCTTCGGCGCGACGGTGACCGCCGGCGTCGTGTGGCTCGTGGTCATCGGCACCGTCGGTCTCCTCACCGCCCAAGCCTGCTACCTTCTGCCCGCCGCACGAGACCTGCGCACCCTCACCGTCGCCGACAGCCGGCGCCAGGTCGACCGGGCCGGCGCTCGACCCCGGTACGCCGGACTCGCGATCGCCCTGGTCCTACTTGCGGGAGCCGGACTGGTGTTCTGGGCCACTTCGCGCAACAAGTACGCCCTCGTACTCGCCCCCGAAGGCGTGCCCAAGCTGTCGATCAGCTACTGGGCTTTCGCCGCCCCCGCCCTCCTGTGGATGGGGGCCTATCTCGTGACCCGCGACGGCGCGTCCCTCTTCCTGCGACACGGGCGAGGACCGCTGACCAAGGCCCTGTCACCGCTGAACCGGCGGATCACCTCCACCGTTGTCGCCGGGATCGTCCGCAACCGAGGAGTCATCGCCCGAGCCTCGACCCTGCTCGCCCTCGCCGTCGCCTTCGCGATCTCCGCCGCCACCTTCAACAGCACCTACGCCCAGCAGGCCGAGGTCGACGCCCAGCTCACCAACGGCGCGGACGTGCAGGTGGCCTTCCCCGCCTCCGGACCCGCTGCCGACCCTGCCACCGTGCACGCCCGCGCACGACAGCTCGACACGCTGAACGGCGTGCGTCACGTCGAACCGATGCAGCACCGGTTCGCCTACGTCGGCAACGACCTCCAGGACCTTTACGGCATCAACACCCAAACCATTCCCACGGTCACCACGCTCCAGAGCGCCTACTTCCAGGGCGGCACCGCCAGCCAGATCCTCACCCGCCTGCACGACACCCCCTCCGGGGTGCTGGTCAGCGCCGAGACCGTCACCGACTTCAACCTCGCCCTCGGCGACCACCTCACCCTGCGGCTGCGCGACGGCGCGACCGGGAGCCTGCGGCCGGTGCAATTCACCTATGTCGGCGTCGCCAACGAGTTCCCGACCGCCCCCAAGGACAGCTTCCTCGTGACCAACGCCTCCTACGTCGCCCAGCAGACCCACGACCCCTCCACCAGCACCTTGCTCATCGACACCACGCCAGGGCAGGAGCGCGCCGTCGCCTCCAGCGTGCGCAAGGAGCTGGGCACCTCGGCCGTGGTCACCGACATCACCCAGACCCGCGGTCTGATCGGATCCAGCCTGACCGCAGTCGACCTGCGCGGACTCACCCGTGTCGAGCTCGCCCTCGCAGCCATCCTCGTATTGGCGGCCGCGACTCTGGTCACCGGCCTACAACTCGCCGAACGTCGACGCACCTTCGCCATCGCCTCGGCGCTCGGCGCCCGACGCCGGCAGCTCGTCAAACTCGCCGTCAGCGAAGCCGCCGTTACCAGCGCGATCGGCCTGGCCGCCGGAGGGCTCATCGGGTGGGCAATGAGCCGGATGCTGGTCAAGGTGCTCTCCGGAGTCTTCGACCCACCGCCAGCAGCGCTCGCGATCCCCTGGGCCTACCTGACGTCCATAGCTGTGGCGGCTCTCGCCGCCGTCGCGGCAGCCAGCGCCGTTGCTTCGCGCCTCAGCGCCAGCACTACCGTCGCGGATCTGCGTGAACGCGACTGA
- a CDS encoding sensor histidine kinase produces MVFAVLLAVGSVLLVSTLESRLTATSDQLSQSRVDDLLTLARRGALPTSLRNVDDNGVAQVVRTDGTVVAASPNVAGQPAVAALHPGERAETSTFRAPDDTETETYRFWYASGPTPDGTVTVYVGDSLETVSEASRALRWALGVGVPMVVVLLGIAIWLLLGRVIGRLDQIRAEVDRISEENLDARVAGDGVDDEVGRLAATMNAMLERLDAAARRQRDFVADVSHDLQSPLAAQRVALEVALTTPDTVDAVRLRDDVLGATADMERLVADLLVIASVDARTDPAAELMDLDSVVLEEAARARVSAAVEVDTSAVSAAPTYADPGDVRRVVRNLVENALAHADSRVGLSVDLAEVGPGPWAELLVMDDGPGVPAEHRDRIFDRFYRADTARPRHGSGLGLSIARELAERNGGTLDLVVTEPGATFRLRLPGSREAA; encoded by the coding sequence GTGGTGTTCGCCGTGCTCCTTGCTGTCGGCTCTGTGTTGTTGGTCTCGACGCTGGAGAGCCGGTTGACCGCCACATCCGACCAATTGTCCCAATCGCGGGTCGATGACCTGCTGACCCTGGCCCGCCGTGGGGCACTGCCGACGAGCCTGCGGAATGTCGACGACAACGGTGTGGCTCAGGTCGTCAGGACTGACGGGACCGTGGTGGCCGCGTCACCCAATGTGGCAGGCCAGCCCGCGGTGGCGGCGCTGCATCCCGGTGAACGCGCCGAGACCAGTACCTTCCGGGCGCCCGACGACACGGAGACTGAGACGTACCGGTTCTGGTACGCCTCCGGCCCAACTCCGGATGGAACGGTCACCGTCTATGTCGGCGACAGTCTCGAGACGGTCTCGGAGGCGTCCCGGGCTCTGCGCTGGGCGCTGGGAGTCGGCGTGCCCATGGTCGTGGTCCTGCTCGGGATAGCGATCTGGCTGCTCCTGGGCCGGGTGATCGGGCGCCTGGACCAGATCCGGGCCGAGGTCGACCGGATCTCGGAGGAGAACCTGGACGCCCGCGTGGCCGGCGACGGCGTCGACGACGAGGTCGGTCGCCTTGCCGCGACGATGAACGCGATGCTCGAGCGTCTCGACGCGGCCGCGCGGCGGCAGCGCGACTTCGTGGCCGATGTGTCCCACGATCTCCAGAGCCCGCTGGCCGCGCAGCGAGTCGCACTCGAGGTGGCCCTCACGACACCGGACACTGTCGATGCCGTTCGTCTGCGCGACGATGTGCTGGGCGCGACCGCCGACATGGAGCGCCTCGTAGCTGACCTGCTCGTCATCGCCTCGGTGGACGCCAGAACTGACCCCGCAGCCGAGTTGATGGACCTGGACAGCGTGGTCCTCGAGGAGGCCGCACGCGCTCGGGTCAGTGCGGCCGTCGAGGTGGACACGTCTGCCGTCTCGGCGGCGCCGACGTACGCCGATCCGGGCGATGTCCGCCGCGTCGTCCGCAACCTGGTGGAAAACGCTCTCGCCCACGCTGACAGCCGGGTCGGGCTGTCCGTCGACCTGGCCGAAGTCGGCCCCGGCCCGTGGGCAGAGCTCCTGGTCATGGATGACGGGCCCGGCGTGCCGGCGGAGCACCGGGACCGGATCTTCGACCGCTTCTACCGGGCCGACACCGCTCGGCCTCGTCACGGCAGCGGATTGGGTCTGTCGATCGCCCGCGAGCTCGCCGAGCGAAACGGCGGAACCCTCGACCTGGTCGTCACGGAGCCGGGCGCAACATTTCGGTTGAGGCTCCCGGGGTCTCGGGAGGCCGCGTAG
- a CDS encoding ABC transporter ATP-binding protein produces the protein MTSSSVTIHPPADPDREAHAVAAENVYRFFRSGEEETLALRGVSLHVDAGEFVVVAGPSGSGKSTLLACLTGMDEPSGGTVRIAGERINYRSQRDRDRIRARYVGVMAQSGNLFSHLRVGNNLRLAAHLARTGRHTTLAANDEAGRSWSATAARLGIEGRLDAWPEQLSGGESARAALAVALTGAPLVLVADEPTGELDADTEASLIELLRSVARQGVAVIVASHSDAVAAGADRVVRLDDGQVVGR, from the coding sequence ATGACCAGCTCGAGCGTCACCATCCACCCGCCGGCCGACCCGGACCGTGAAGCACACGCGGTGGCTGCGGAGAACGTCTACCGCTTCTTCAGATCCGGAGAGGAGGAGACCCTCGCGCTGCGTGGCGTGAGCCTCCACGTGGATGCGGGCGAGTTCGTAGTCGTCGCCGGACCGTCGGGATCGGGCAAGTCGACGCTGCTGGCGTGCCTGACGGGGATGGACGAGCCTTCCGGCGGGACCGTCCGCATCGCCGGGGAACGGATCAACTACCGGTCCCAGCGCGACCGGGACCGCATTCGCGCCCGCTACGTCGGAGTGATGGCGCAGTCGGGGAACCTGTTCAGCCACCTTCGCGTCGGCAACAACCTGCGGCTCGCCGCCCACCTCGCACGCACCGGCCGGCACACCACCCTCGCCGCGAATGACGAGGCCGGGAGGTCGTGGTCAGCAACGGCGGCGCGTCTCGGGATCGAAGGTCGGCTGGACGCCTGGCCCGAGCAGCTGTCGGGAGGTGAGTCCGCCCGGGCAGCGCTCGCTGTCGCCCTCACCGGCGCTCCCCTCGTCCTGGTGGCCGACGAGCCCACGGGTGAGCTCGACGCCGACACCGAGGCCTCCCTCATTGAACTCCTGCGGTCGGTGGCCCGCCAGGGCGTCGCGGTGATCGTGGCGAGCCACAGCGACGCCGTCGCGGCCGGGGCCGACCGCGTCGTTCGCCTCGACGACGGACAGGTCGTCGGGCGATGA
- a CDS encoding polyprenol monophosphomannose synthase, which translates to MPTYDEAENIGSLIDGVLASTSADVLVVDDSSPDGTAGIVRAHPAFGDRVHVLDRPAKAGLGPAYRAGFRWALSRGYAAVVQMDADFSHPPERIPALLKGLAHFDVVVGSRYVPGGAVRNWPVLRRLISRGGNLYVRVVLDLPVRDATAGFKAFRSEALARIGAVSSESNGYCFQVENTWRAVGQGLRVGEVPITFVDRARGASKMSARIVLEAMVRVLLWRVRDYRGGRDTRRGQVPHAVAGR; encoded by the coding sequence GTGCCGACCTACGACGAGGCCGAGAACATCGGGTCGCTGATCGACGGTGTGCTCGCTTCAACCTCGGCCGATGTGCTGGTGGTGGACGACAGCAGCCCCGACGGCACGGCTGGCATCGTCCGGGCGCACCCGGCCTTCGGGGATCGGGTGCACGTGCTGGACCGGCCGGCGAAGGCGGGTCTGGGGCCGGCGTACCGGGCTGGCTTTCGGTGGGCGTTGAGCCGTGGGTACGCAGCGGTCGTGCAGATGGACGCCGATTTCTCTCACCCGCCCGAGCGGATCCCGGCACTCCTGAAGGGGCTCGCCCACTTCGATGTCGTGGTGGGCTCGCGCTATGTGCCCGGCGGCGCGGTCCGGAACTGGCCGGTATTACGTCGGCTGATCTCCCGCGGCGGCAACCTGTACGTCCGCGTTGTACTGGACCTGCCGGTTCGTGACGCGACGGCCGGGTTCAAGGCCTTCCGGTCCGAGGCGCTGGCCAGGATCGGTGCGGTGAGCTCGGAGTCCAACGGCTACTGCTTCCAGGTCGAGAACACCTGGCGTGCGGTGGGTCAGGGTCTGCGGGTCGGCGAGGTCCCGATCACGTTCGTGGACCGTGCCCGGGGGGCGTCGAAGATGTCGGCCCGCATCGTCCTCGAGGCCATGGTCAGGGTGCTGCTCTGGCGTGTCCGGGATTACCGGGGCGGCCGGGACACGCGCCGTGGGCAGGTGCCGCATGCGGTGGCAGGGCGATGA
- a CDS encoding response regulator transcription factor encodes MRILVVEDDKQLAAALRRGLESEGHAVDVALTGTDGEWYASENTYDAMVVDVMLPGLTGDALCARRRESGDWTPILMLTARSGPEQEARALDAGADDFLSKPFSFMVLTARLRALLRRDSRERPTVLEVGDLRLDPALHRVWRGDTSIDLTPKQFSLLEFMMRHADHILSKSMILEHVWDFSYDGHPNIVEVYVRQLRQRIDEPFQRSSLQTVRLVGYRVVDDLAQPGTAAK; translated from the coding sequence GTGCGGATCTTGGTGGTCGAGGACGACAAGCAGCTGGCGGCTGCGCTGCGGCGTGGGCTGGAGTCCGAGGGCCACGCCGTGGATGTCGCTCTGACCGGTACCGACGGTGAGTGGTATGCCAGCGAGAACACCTACGACGCGATGGTGGTGGACGTGATGCTGCCTGGCCTCACAGGTGACGCCCTGTGTGCCCGGCGTCGGGAGTCAGGTGACTGGACTCCCATCCTGATGCTCACCGCACGCAGCGGGCCCGAGCAGGAGGCACGTGCGCTTGACGCAGGGGCGGACGACTTCTTGTCCAAGCCGTTCTCGTTCATGGTCCTGACCGCCCGGCTGCGGGCGCTGCTGCGGCGAGACAGTCGCGAGCGGCCCACCGTGCTGGAGGTCGGAGACCTGCGCCTGGATCCGGCGCTCCACCGGGTGTGGCGAGGGGACACGTCAATCGACCTGACTCCCAAGCAGTTCTCCCTGCTGGAGTTCATGATGCGCCACGCCGACCACATCCTCTCCAAGTCGATGATCTTGGAGCACGTCTGGGACTTCTCCTACGACGGACATCCCAACATCGTCGAGGTCTACGTACGCCAGCTGCGGCAGCGCATCGACGAGCCGTTCCAGCGATCCTCCTTGCAGACTGTCCGCCTGGTCGGCTACCGGGTCGTCGACGACCTGGCGCAGCCGGGAACGGCCGCGAAGTGA